A region from the Agrococcus sp. SL85 genome encodes:
- a CDS encoding nucleotide exchange factor GrpE encodes MTHDDARPDDAREPDEQQPQEPVEAGSGAQPQGAAPAAPEGDAADLSAEDQALLDQEAGALAAEREALEAKAAQHLDELQRLRAEYVNYRNRMERERAADKEATTASVIAALLPALDDLDLAEKHGDLAEGPLAIVAQKLRGSFAQLGVARVGEAGEAFDIDKHEAVAQLPNPEVAEMVVADVVQVGYRVGDRVIRVAKVAVFVPAE; translated from the coding sequence GTGACGCACGACGACGCCCGTCCCGACGACGCCCGCGAGCCCGACGAGCAGCAGCCCCAGGAGCCGGTCGAGGCCGGCTCCGGGGCGCAGCCCCAGGGGGCGGCGCCCGCCGCCCCCGAGGGCGACGCCGCCGACCTGAGCGCCGAGGACCAGGCGCTGCTCGACCAGGAGGCCGGGGCCCTCGCCGCCGAGCGCGAGGCGCTCGAGGCGAAGGCCGCGCAGCACCTCGACGAGCTGCAGCGCCTGCGCGCCGAGTACGTCAACTACCGCAACCGCATGGAGCGCGAGCGTGCCGCCGACAAGGAGGCCACCACGGCCTCCGTCATCGCGGCGCTCCTGCCCGCGCTCGACGACCTCGACCTCGCCGAGAAGCACGGCGACCTGGCCGAGGGCCCGCTCGCGATCGTCGCGCAGAAGCTGCGCGGCTCGTTCGCCCAGCTGGGCGTCGCGCGCGTGGGCGAGGCCGGCGAGGCGTTCGACATCGACAAGCACGAGGCCGTCGCGCAGCTGCCGAACCCGGAGGTGGCCGAGATGGTCGTCGCCGACGTCGTGCAGGTGGGCTATCGCGTCGGCGACCGCGTGATCCGCGTCGCCAAGGTCGCGGTGTTCGTGCCCGCCGAGTGA
- a CDS encoding DnaJ C-terminal domain-containing protein, translated as MASNDWFDKDFYAVLGVAKDVSAADLKKQYRKLARQFHPDSNPGDAKAEARFKEISEAHSVLSDPKQRQEYDAVRAMAGGRPRFAPGGSGGFEDVFGGFGGAGPRVQYSQGDSFEDLLGGMFGGGGGFGGFGQQRRPQRGRDVTARAALDFQSAVQGDTLKLTVGGRTMTVKVPAGVHDGQRIKLAGKGDPSITGGESGDLILTVSVRPHPVFTMDGLHLRVDVPVTFAEAALGGTIEVPTLGGSPVRLKVAPGTPSGRVLRVKGRGVTAKQGTGDLLATIQVAVPSHLTKAQREALEAFAAASPDESPRAELLAKAKAS; from the coding sequence ATGGCCAGCAACGACTGGTTCGACAAGGACTTCTACGCCGTCCTCGGCGTGGCGAAGGACGTCTCCGCTGCCGACCTGAAGAAGCAGTACCGCAAGCTCGCGCGGCAGTTCCACCCGGACTCCAACCCGGGCGACGCGAAGGCCGAGGCCCGCTTCAAGGAGATCTCCGAGGCGCACTCGGTGCTCTCGGACCCGAAGCAGCGCCAGGAGTACGACGCGGTCCGCGCGATGGCCGGCGGCCGTCCGCGGTTCGCGCCCGGCGGCTCCGGCGGCTTCGAGGACGTCTTCGGCGGCTTCGGCGGGGCCGGTCCGCGCGTGCAGTACTCGCAGGGCGACTCCTTCGAGGACCTGCTGGGCGGGATGTTCGGCGGCGGCGGGGGCTTCGGCGGATTCGGCCAGCAGCGGCGCCCGCAGCGCGGCCGCGACGTCACGGCGCGCGCGGCGCTCGACTTCCAGTCGGCGGTGCAGGGCGACACGCTCAAGCTCACGGTCGGCGGCCGCACGATGACGGTCAAGGTGCCCGCGGGCGTCCACGACGGCCAGCGCATCAAGCTGGCCGGCAAGGGCGACCCGTCGATCACCGGCGGCGAGAGCGGCGACCTCATCCTCACGGTCTCGGTGCGCCCGCACCCGGTGTTCACGATGGACGGCCTGCACCTGCGGGTCGACGTGCCCGTCACCTTCGCGGAGGCCGCGCTCGGCGGGACCATCGAGGTGCCGACGCTCGGCGGCAGCCCCGTGCGGCTGAAGGTCGCGCCCGGCACGCCCTCGGGCCGCGTGCTGCGCGTGAAGGGCCGCGGCGTGACCGCGAAGCAGGGCACGGGCGACCTGCTCGCGACCATCCAGGTGGCGGTGCCCAGCCACCTCACGAAGGCGCAGCGCGAGGCGCTCGAGGCGTTCGCCGCGGCGAGCCCCGACGAGTCGCCGCGCGCCGAGCTGCTCGCGAAGGCGAAGGCGTCCTGA
- a CDS encoding heat shock protein transcriptional repressor HspR, translating to MRGVPEGFDETSPIFSIAAAAELAGLHAQTLRQYDRLGLVQPSRTAGNTRRYSMRDIGRLQQVQLLSGEGVSLEGIRRILEMSDENRELRARVRELEGALADAVMQQQGRRVFAAGQAGITTIRSGARPAKANQLVIWRPQRRD from the coding sequence ATGCGCGGAGTGCCCGAGGGCTTCGACGAGACCTCTCCGATCTTCTCGATCGCGGCGGCCGCCGAGCTCGCGGGCCTCCACGCCCAGACCCTGCGGCAGTACGACCGGCTGGGGCTCGTGCAGCCCAGCCGCACGGCTGGCAACACGCGCCGCTACTCGATGCGCGACATCGGGCGGCTCCAGCAGGTGCAGCTGCTCTCGGGCGAGGGCGTCTCGCTCGAGGGCATCCGCCGCATCCTCGAGATGAGCGACGAGAACCGGGAGCTCCGCGCCCGGGTGCGCGAGCTCGAGGGCGCGCTGGCGGATGCGGTGATGCAGCAGCAGGGCCGCCGCGTGTTCGCGGCGGGCCAGGCGGGCATCACGACGATCCGCTCGGGCGCGCGCCCGGCGAAGGCCAACCAGCTCGTGATCTGGCGCCCGCAGCGGCGCGACTGA
- a CDS encoding Hsp20/alpha crystallin family protein — MALTFDPFREMDRMAARLMTSGGTQRSASWMPMDLYRAGDRYVVHVDLPGVDPGSIALDVDASTLTIQAERTLGAADGAQWLAQERPAGRYVRQLSLGSDIDQDAIHAAYEHGVLTLTIPVAERAKPRRIQVEHRGEQASIARDAGADPGPADAARPSPVGG; from the coding sequence ATGGCACTGACCTTCGACCCGTTCCGCGAGATGGACCGCATGGCCGCTCGCCTCATGACGAGCGGCGGCACGCAGCGCTCGGCGAGCTGGATGCCGATGGACCTCTACCGCGCGGGCGACCGCTACGTCGTGCACGTCGACCTCCCGGGCGTCGACCCGGGCTCGATCGCGCTCGACGTCGACGCGAGCACGCTCACGATCCAGGCCGAGCGCACGCTCGGCGCGGCCGACGGCGCCCAGTGGCTCGCGCAGGAGCGCCCCGCCGGTCGCTACGTGCGCCAGCTGAGCCTCGGCAGCGACATCGACCAGGACGCGATCCACGCCGCCTACGAGCACGGCGTGCTCACCCTCACGATCCCGGTCGCCGAGCGCGCGAAGCCGCGGCGCATCCAGGTCGAGCACCGCGGCGAGCAGGCGTCGATCGCGCGCGACGCGGGTGCGGATCCGGGTCCGGCGGACGCCGCGCGCCCGTCCCCCGTCGGCGGCTGA
- a CDS encoding dihydrofolate reductase family protein: protein MRLVAHEFMTLDGVMQGPGGSEEDTSGGFRHGGWVAPAFDDTVGEVVTGWFARTDALLFGRTTYDMMAAYWPLVTDPDDPVAQRLNTAPKHVVSTTLDPAEAPWQGTASVIADDVVARIRALKDGGEGELQVHGSWQLLQTLIDERLLDELRLIVFPVVVGRGKRLFDDVARPSGFDVSDVRVAESGAVAMVLVPSPFRIATYEVVDGAEVMVEDPAG from the coding sequence ATGCGACTGGTCGCGCACGAGTTCATGACCCTCGACGGCGTCATGCAGGGGCCCGGCGGCTCCGAGGAGGACACCAGCGGAGGCTTCCGCCACGGCGGCTGGGTGGCGCCCGCGTTCGACGACACGGTCGGGGAGGTCGTGACCGGCTGGTTCGCGCGCACCGATGCGCTGCTCTTCGGCCGCACGACGTACGACATGATGGCCGCCTACTGGCCGCTCGTCACCGATCCGGACGACCCCGTGGCCCAGCGGCTCAACACCGCGCCGAAGCACGTCGTCTCCACGACGCTCGACCCCGCCGAGGCGCCCTGGCAGGGCACGGCGTCGGTCATCGCCGACGACGTCGTCGCCCGCATCCGCGCGCTCAAGGACGGCGGCGAGGGCGAGCTGCAGGTGCACGGCTCCTGGCAGCTGCTGCAGACGCTCATCGACGAGCGGCTGCTCGACGAGCTGCGGCTCATCGTCTTCCCCGTCGTCGTCGGGCGCGGCAAGCGGCTCTTCGACGACGTCGCGCGGCCGAGCGGCTTCGACGTCTCCGACGTGCGCGTGGCCGAGAGCGGCGCCGTCGCGATGGTGCTCGTGCCGAGCCCCTTCCGCATCGCGACCTACGAGGTCGTCGACGGTGCCGAGGTCATGGTGGAGGATCCGGCCGGCTGA
- a CDS encoding response regulator transcription factor — translation MRVLLVDDEVRLADGVRRGLEAEGMVVDVAHDGVDGLWRAREFAYDVVLLDVMMPGMSGYRVCQAMRAEGIWTPVLFLTAKDGEWDEVEGLDTGGDDWLTKPFSFPVLVARIRALARRGGRERPTVLEAGDLRLDPAARTVHRGEAAIELTARELAVLELLMRRRGEVVTKREVLDDVWAEDFEGEANIVEVYVGRIRRKVDRPFGRDAVQTVRGAGYRLAADGG, via the coding sequence ATGCGCGTGCTGCTGGTCGACGACGAGGTGCGGCTCGCCGACGGCGTGCGTCGCGGGCTCGAGGCGGAGGGCATGGTGGTCGACGTCGCGCACGACGGCGTCGACGGGCTCTGGCGCGCGCGCGAGTTCGCGTACGACGTCGTGCTGCTCGACGTCATGATGCCCGGCATGAGCGGCTACCGCGTCTGCCAGGCGATGCGCGCCGAGGGCATCTGGACGCCCGTGCTGTTCCTCACCGCGAAGGACGGCGAGTGGGACGAGGTCGAGGGCCTCGACACCGGCGGCGACGACTGGCTCACGAAGCCCTTCTCGTTCCCGGTGCTCGTGGCGCGCATCCGCGCGCTGGCGCGCCGCGGCGGCCGCGAGCGCCCGACGGTGCTCGAGGCGGGCGACCTGCGGCTCGATCCCGCCGCGCGCACCGTGCACCGCGGCGAGGCGGCGATCGAGCTCACGGCCCGCGAGCTCGCCGTGCTCGAGCTGCTCATGCGTCGCCGCGGGGAGGTCGTCACGAAGCGCGAGGTGCTCGACGACGTGTGGGCCGAGGACTTCGAGGGCGAGGCGAACATCGTCGAGGTCTACGTCGGCCGCATCCGCCGCAAGGTCGACCGGCCCTTCGGCCGGGATGCGGTGCAGACGGTGCGCGGCGCCGGCTACCGGCTGGCGGCCGACGGTGGCTGA
- a CDS encoding sensor histidine kinase gives MAEAPAGPAPAAAPAPRRPARRAGASIRLRILAAALAAVTLVLGLGGVAMVITLERMLQDATAEQLADELAALADGVDAGTVQTAALVERDDDVLVALRSGTGVVVNAEAAAGLRAPVGGAAVEEVDGERYIVVADEVAAGTIVVARSAQGIDDAVRSATALLLIAVPLTIVLVGTVVWIVVGRALAPVDRIRAQVDGIDAAALDRRVPTTGRGDEVDRLAATMNRMLARVEAGARARQRFVSDASHELRSPLATMRQFAELSRAHPATTSADELAGVVLDEGERMQGIVAGLLLLARLDEHGGGTRRAASLDAIAREEVERVRGLGGAIDAAGVRPAPVEGDPRLLARAVRNLVDNALRHARGGIAIGSVVREGRAMLWVDDDGAGLAPDDRERVFERFVRLDEARARDEGGSGLGLAIVREVARAHGGEAWAGVAPAGGARFVLERPRRGRDRAAAALPPDAR, from the coding sequence GTGGCTGAGGCGCCGGCCGGCCCGGCGCCGGCAGCCGCCCCGGCGCCGCGACGGCCCGCGCGCCGCGCGGGCGCCTCGATCCGCCTCCGCATCCTCGCCGCCGCGCTCGCGGCCGTCACGCTCGTGCTCGGGCTCGGCGGCGTCGCGATGGTCATCACGCTCGAGCGGATGCTGCAGGACGCGACCGCCGAGCAGCTCGCCGACGAGCTCGCGGCCCTCGCCGACGGCGTCGACGCGGGCACGGTCCAGACCGCGGCGCTCGTCGAGCGCGACGACGACGTGCTCGTCGCGCTCCGCTCCGGCACCGGCGTGGTGGTGAACGCGGAGGCCGCGGCGGGCCTCCGCGCGCCCGTCGGCGGCGCGGCCGTCGAGGAGGTCGACGGCGAGCGCTACATCGTCGTCGCCGACGAGGTGGCGGCCGGCACGATCGTCGTCGCCCGCTCGGCGCAGGGCATCGACGACGCCGTGCGCTCGGCGACCGCCCTGCTGCTCATCGCCGTGCCGCTCACGATCGTGCTCGTCGGCACCGTGGTGTGGATCGTCGTCGGCCGCGCGCTCGCGCCGGTCGACCGCATCCGCGCGCAGGTCGACGGCATCGACGCGGCCGCGCTCGACCGGCGCGTGCCGACGACGGGCCGAGGCGACGAGGTCGACCGGCTCGCCGCGACCATGAACCGGATGCTCGCGCGCGTCGAGGCGGGCGCCCGCGCCCGGCAGCGGTTCGTCTCCGACGCCTCGCACGAGCTGCGCTCGCCGCTCGCGACGATGCGGCAGTTCGCCGAGCTCTCGCGCGCCCACCCGGCCACGACCTCCGCCGACGAGCTCGCGGGCGTCGTGCTCGACGAGGGGGAGCGGATGCAGGGCATCGTCGCGGGGCTGCTGCTGCTCGCGCGGCTCGACGAGCACGGCGGCGGCACGCGGCGGGCGGCCTCGCTCGACGCCATCGCGCGCGAGGAGGTCGAGCGGGTGCGCGGCCTCGGCGGCGCGATCGACGCCGCCGGCGTGCGCCCCGCGCCCGTCGAGGGCGATCCGCGGCTGCTCGCGCGCGCCGTGCGCAACCTCGTCGACAACGCGCTGCGGCACGCGCGCGGCGGCATCGCGATCGGCTCGGTCGTGCGCGAGGGGCGGGCGATGCTGTGGGTCGACGACGACGGCGCGGGGCTCGCGCCGGACGACCGCGAGCGGGTCTTCGAGCGCTTCGTGCGGCTCGACGAGGCGCGCGCCCGCGACGAGGGCGGCTCGGGCCTCGGGCTCGCGATCGTGCGCGAGGTGGCGCGCGCCCACGGCGGCGAGGCGTGGGCTGGCGTCGCGCCCGCGGGCGGCGCGCGGTTCGTGCTCGAGCGCCCGCGGCGCGGCCGTGACCGCGCTGCCGCTGCCCTGCCGCCCGATGCTCGCTGA
- a CDS encoding GNAT family N-acetyltransferase, giving the protein MTDPAGYEPRAAPPAVDGYRRLRQVTGLSPKSEAQAAAAIAGTWSWRTALAADGSIAAMGRVVGDGGWCFLIADMATLPEHQGRGLGRAILVALLDEIRERAEPGAYVTLTADPPGRRLYEPLGFDDVAPGRTGMHQVL; this is encoded by the coding sequence ATGACCGACCCCGCCGGCTACGAGCCCCGCGCCGCCCCTCCCGCCGTCGACGGCTACCGGAGGCTGCGGCAGGTCACCGGGCTCTCGCCCAAGTCGGAGGCGCAGGCGGCCGCGGCGATCGCCGGCACCTGGTCGTGGCGCACGGCCCTCGCGGCCGACGGCTCGATCGCCGCGATGGGCCGCGTGGTGGGCGACGGCGGCTGGTGCTTCCTCATCGCCGACATGGCGACGCTGCCGGAGCACCAGGGGCGGGGCCTCGGGCGCGCGATCCTCGTCGCGCTCCTCGACGAGATCCGCGAGCGCGCCGAGCCGGGCGCCTACGTGACCCTCACGGCCGATCCGCCGGGGCGGCGGCTCTACGAGCCGCTCGGATTCGACGACGTCGCGCCCGGCCGCACCGGCATGCACCAGGTGCTCTGA
- a CDS encoding alpha/beta fold hydrolase, whose amino-acid sequence MTDSPAPDALRTTTLGEQGSPVLLCHGLFGQGKNWSQIGKALADRHRVTLVDMPDHGRSPWTERLDYLAMADSVAALIDEPAALVGHSMGGKAAMLAALRHPQQVERLVVVDVSPVAYRSADEFRRFIDAMLAIDLGALGSRGDADAALAEAVPDPGVRGFLLQNLQREDEGWRWLPNLEVLRRDLDALRGFPEVDAVYEDPVLWIAGSESGYVRDEFREAMEARFPAVRRVTVKGAGHWVHAERPAVVTELLRRFLDDA is encoded by the coding sequence GTGACCGACTCCCCCGCGCCCGACGCGCTGCGCACGACGACCCTCGGCGAGCAGGGCTCCCCCGTGCTGCTCTGCCACGGCCTCTTCGGGCAGGGCAAGAACTGGTCGCAGATCGGCAAGGCGCTCGCCGACCGGCACCGCGTCACCCTCGTCGACATGCCCGACCACGGGCGCTCGCCCTGGACCGAGCGGCTCGACTACCTCGCGATGGCCGACTCGGTCGCCGCGCTCATCGACGAGCCCGCCGCGCTCGTGGGCCACTCGATGGGCGGCAAGGCGGCGATGCTCGCGGCGCTGCGGCACCCGCAGCAGGTCGAGCGGCTCGTCGTCGTCGACGTCTCGCCCGTCGCCTACCGCTCCGCCGACGAGTTCCGGCGCTTCATCGACGCGATGCTCGCGATCGACCTGGGCGCGCTGGGCTCGCGCGGCGACGCGGATGCGGCGCTCGCGGAGGCCGTGCCGGATCCGGGCGTGCGCGGCTTCCTGCTGCAGAACCTCCAGCGCGAGGACGAGGGCTGGCGCTGGCTGCCGAACCTCGAGGTGCTGCGCCGCGACCTCGACGCGCTGCGCGGCTTCCCCGAGGTCGACGCGGTCTACGAGGACCCGGTGCTGTGGATCGCGGGCTCGGAGTCCGGCTACGTGCGCGACGAGTTCCGCGAGGCGATGGAGGCGCGGTTCCCGGCCGTGCGCCGCGTGACGGTGAAGGGCGCCGGCCACTGGGTGCACGCGGAGCGGCCGGCGGTCGTCACCGAGCTGCTGCGCCGCTTCCTCGACGACGCCTGA
- a CDS encoding Pr6Pr family membrane protein: MSTTPVVEPSANASRLRRALLVGRAAIALLILAAVIGQLVVSLGFWTERGDPDIGQNVGNFFSFFTIQSNLLAMVTLGVLVAAQLGRPRIGRRFDVLLLCATTYMVVTGIVYNILLRGIELPQGSTLGWSNEVLHLVAPLWMLLDWLLSPRRRELRWRDLGVVAIYPLVWLAYTLLRAPLIDDTFASGKPYWYPYPFLDPANHDGGFAGVAVMCVVVAAIVVAGGALLLWFARWRGARTAAAVDARP; the protein is encoded by the coding sequence GTGAGCACCACCCCGGTCGTCGAGCCCTCGGCCAACGCCTCCCGCCTCCGCCGCGCCCTGCTGGTGGGTCGCGCCGCGATCGCGCTCCTGATCCTCGCAGCGGTCATCGGGCAGCTCGTGGTGAGCCTCGGCTTCTGGACCGAGCGGGGCGATCCCGACATCGGTCAGAACGTCGGCAACTTCTTCTCGTTCTTCACGATCCAGTCCAACCTGCTGGCGATGGTCACGCTGGGCGTGCTCGTGGCCGCGCAGCTCGGCCGCCCCCGCATCGGGCGGCGCTTCGACGTGCTGCTGCTGTGCGCCACGACCTACATGGTCGTCACGGGCATCGTCTACAACATCCTGCTCCGCGGCATCGAGCTGCCGCAGGGCTCGACCCTCGGCTGGTCGAACGAGGTGCTGCACCTCGTCGCGCCGCTGTGGATGCTGCTCGACTGGCTGCTGAGCCCCCGTCGGCGGGAGCTGCGCTGGCGCGATCTCGGGGTCGTCGCGATCTACCCGCTCGTGTGGCTCGCCTACACGCTGCTGCGGGCACCGCTCATCGACGACACCTTCGCCTCCGGCAAGCCCTACTGGTACCCCTACCCGTTCCTCGACCCCGCGAACCACGACGGCGGCTTCGCGGGCGTCGCCGTCATGTGCGTCGTCGTCGCCGCGATCGTCGTCGCCGGCGGCGCGCTGCTGCTGTGGTTCGCCCGCTGGCGCGGCGCGCGCACGGCGGCCGCGGTCGACGCGCGTCCGTAG
- a CDS encoding MFS transporter — MLASPVLRRILLAGVVVAVAQQLTGINAIMYYGQTVLVESGFSEAAALVANVAPGVIAVVGGLVALWMMDRVDRRTTLLVGYGLTTACHLLIGLASVVLQPGDAARPWVILVLVVAFVGAMQTFLNVATWVVLSEVFPQRMRGLGIGVAVLLHWLTNGTLALLFPSLLAGLGIGGAFLLFAGLGAAALALIARAVPETRGRSLEGLEAALAEPAGR; from the coding sequence GTGCTCGCCTCGCCCGTGCTCCGCCGCATCCTGCTCGCGGGCGTCGTCGTGGCGGTCGCGCAGCAGCTCACGGGCATCAACGCGATCATGTACTACGGCCAGACGGTGCTCGTGGAGTCGGGCTTCTCGGAGGCCGCGGCGCTCGTCGCGAACGTCGCACCCGGCGTCATCGCGGTCGTCGGCGGGCTCGTGGCGCTCTGGATGATGGATCGCGTCGACCGCCGCACGACGCTGCTCGTCGGCTACGGCCTCACGACCGCGTGCCACCTGCTCATCGGGCTCGCCTCGGTCGTGCTGCAGCCGGGCGACGCGGCGCGCCCGTGGGTCATCCTCGTGCTCGTCGTCGCCTTCGTCGGCGCGATGCAGACCTTCCTCAACGTCGCGACGTGGGTCGTGCTCTCGGAGGTGTTCCCGCAGCGGATGCGCGGGCTCGGCATCGGCGTGGCCGTGCTGCTGCACTGGCTCACGAACGGCACGCTCGCGCTGCTGTTCCCCTCGCTGCTCGCGGGCCTCGGGATCGGCGGCGCCTTCCTGCTCTTCGCAGGGCTCGGCGCGGCGGCGCTCGCGCTCATCGCGCGCGCGGTGCCGGAGACGCGCGGCCGCTCGCTCGAGGGCCTCGAGGCCGCGCTCGCGGAGCCCGCCGGGCGCTGA
- a CDS encoding cytochrome P450: protein MRLPHDDAPSLLTRGYGFAPRIWERVRPGARAAPLRLLGDRGILVRGGEGVALFTDPAVVRRRGAMPAPVQETLFGHGSVHSIDGADHRHRKATFVEVAYDDAQVARLLPILEREWRAELEAWAAGGRSSAYEAAVDAFGRAIMRWAGLPGTAAARTRWSRRLARIVDGFGAPGEPGFLAAILDRAFSDRHAARLVEAVRQGTLEAREGTALHAWAWHRDRSGELLPPRLAGVELQNVLRPMIAVARFVAYAAKALHEHPGWRERIAAEAADRGSLVAGPLAVAFAQEVRRTSPFVPVLPGIAIAAAELDGQRVEPGDRIVLDLLGTDTDERSWERAGEFDPERFVGVEDFEALRAFVPHGGGEVPTGHRCPGERLAIAGLAAAVAALSDPRVEILAEGLEVDLRRLPTKPASGGRVRAAGAGAGERGAAERGAGRGCPFHR, encoded by the coding sequence ATGCGCCTCCCGCACGACGACGCCCCCTCGCTCCTCACCCGCGGCTACGGCTTCGCGCCGCGCATCTGGGAGCGCGTCCGGCCCGGCGCCCGCGCCGCACCCCTCCGGCTGCTCGGCGACCGCGGCATCCTCGTGCGCGGCGGGGAGGGCGTCGCGCTCTTCACGGATCCGGCCGTGGTGCGGCGCCGCGGCGCGATGCCCGCGCCCGTGCAGGAGACGCTCTTCGGCCACGGCTCGGTGCACAGCATCGACGGCGCCGACCATCGGCACCGCAAGGCCACGTTCGTCGAGGTCGCCTACGACGACGCGCAGGTCGCGCGGCTGCTGCCGATCCTCGAGCGCGAGTGGCGCGCCGAGCTCGAGGCGTGGGCGGCGGGCGGCCGCAGCAGCGCCTACGAGGCCGCCGTCGACGCCTTCGGACGGGCGATCATGCGCTGGGCGGGCCTGCCGGGCACGGCCGCTGCCCGCACCCGCTGGTCACGCCGCCTCGCACGCATCGTCGACGGCTTCGGCGCCCCGGGCGAGCCCGGCTTCCTCGCGGCCATCCTCGACCGCGCCTTCTCCGACCGGCACGCCGCGCGGCTCGTCGAGGCCGTGCGGCAGGGCACGCTCGAGGCCCGCGAGGGCACGGCGCTGCACGCCTGGGCCTGGCACCGCGACCGCTCGGGCGAGCTCCTGCCGCCGCGCCTCGCCGGCGTCGAGCTGCAGAACGTGCTGCGGCCGATGATCGCGGTCGCGCGCTTCGTCGCCTACGCCGCGAAGGCGCTCCACGAGCACCCCGGCTGGCGCGAGCGGATCGCGGCCGAGGCCGCCGATCGCGGCTCGCTCGTGGCGGGCCCGCTCGCGGTCGCGTTCGCGCAGGAGGTGCGCCGCACCTCGCCGTTCGTGCCCGTGCTGCCCGGCATCGCCATCGCGGCGGCCGAGCTCGACGGGCAGCGCGTCGAGCCCGGCGACCGCATCGTGCTCGACCTGCTGGGCACCGACACCGACGAGCGCTCGTGGGAGCGCGCGGGCGAGTTCGACCCCGAGCGCTTCGTGGGCGTGGAGGACTTCGAGGCCCTCCGCGCCTTCGTGCCGCACGGCGGCGGCGAGGTGCCCACGGGGCACCGCTGCCCCGGCGAGCGGCTCGCGATCGCGGGCCTCGCGGCGGCCGTCGCGGCGCTCAGCGACCCGCGCGTCGAGATCCTCGCCGAGGGCCTCGAGGTCGACCTGCGTCGCCTGCCCACGAAGCCCGCCTCCGGCGGGCGCGTGCGCGCGGCGGGGGCGGGCGCCGGGGAGCGCGGCGCCGCGGAGCGCGGCGCCGGGCGAGGCTGCCCGTTCCACCGCTGA
- a CDS encoding matrixin family metalloprotease → MRIPAAGEVVLAWSMVDGGEPMGLGVETAPDGAVRVLEGDALLEALGGHGHDHDADDAHDEGAHDEAARTAGAVPALPALPGTVGATAHAATARTPVATSAGGRCTDRQVRVAPGRWQSGTMPFVVNTAERRPSNIGASAFRAAVSTSLWVLQTGQTSGCGTGGIGLRTSLGTSSSADAAVTGGNGCGAADGRNVVDFGPISGSALAITCVWMAGGRIYEADTRVDTTGRAWTTSSRGCRSAYDLQGILTHELGHAVGLAHQPERGGADQTMSASARPCEFAQRLLGGGDLASLRDRY, encoded by the coding sequence ATGCGGATCCCGGCGGCGGGGGAGGTCGTGCTCGCCTGGAGCATGGTCGACGGCGGCGAGCCCATGGGCCTCGGCGTCGAGACCGCGCCCGACGGCGCGGTGCGGGTGCTCGAGGGCGATGCCCTGCTCGAGGCGCTCGGTGGTCACGGCCACGACCACGACGCGGACGACGCGCACGACGAGGGCGCGCACGACGAGGCGGCCCGCACCGCAGGAGCCGTGCCCGCCCTGCCCGCCCTGCCCGGGACCGTCGGCGCCACCGCCCACGCCGCGACCGCGCGCACGCCGGTCGCCACGAGCGCCGGCGGCCGCTGCACCGATCGCCAGGTGCGCGTCGCGCCGGGCCGCTGGCAGAGCGGCACGATGCCCTTCGTCGTCAACACCGCCGAGCGCAGGCCCTCGAACATCGGCGCGAGCGCCTTCCGCGCTGCCGTGAGCACCTCGCTGTGGGTGCTCCAGACCGGCCAGACGAGCGGCTGCGGCACGGGCGGCATCGGGCTGCGCACCTCGCTCGGCACCTCGAGCAGCGCCGACGCCGCGGTCACGGGCGGCAACGGCTGCGGAGCCGCCGATGGCCGCAACGTCGTCGACTTCGGCCCGATCTCCGGCTCCGCGCTCGCGATCACGTGCGTGTGGATGGCGGGCGGCCGCATCTACGAGGCGGACACGCGCGTCGACACGACGGGCCGCGCGTGGACGACGAGCAGCAGGGGCTGCCGGAGCGCCTACGACCTCCAGGGCATCCTCACCCACGAGCTCGGGCACGCCGTCGGGCTCGCGCATCAGCCCGAGCGCGGCGGTGCCGACCAGACGATGAGCGCCTCGGCGCGGCCCTGCGAGTTCGCGCAGCGCCTGCTGGGCGGCGGCGACCTCGCGAGCCTCCGCGACCGCTACTGA
- a CDS encoding MarR family winged helix-turn-helix transcriptional regulator yields MSVPDDAVEVRARGWRTLAALHARIEQGLERVLQAEAGLSVVEHAVLCTLERQDGWHMRMQQLARAAALSPSATTRLVTRLEDRGLLVRVLCADDRRGIYTELTPAGRALVEAARPAYEDALEAELAAAGELDELAPLVDAIQRG; encoded by the coding sequence GTGTCCGTCCCCGACGACGCCGTCGAGGTGCGCGCCCGCGGCTGGCGCACGCTCGCCGCGCTCCACGCCCGCATCGAGCAGGGGCTCGAGCGCGTGCTGCAGGCCGAGGCCGGCCTCTCGGTCGTCGAGCACGCCGTGCTCTGCACCCTCGAGCGGCAGGACGGCTGGCACATGCGCATGCAGCAGCTCGCGCGTGCCGCAGCGCTGAGCCCCAGCGCCACGACGCGCCTCGTCACGCGGCTCGAGGATCGCGGCCTGCTCGTGCGCGTGCTCTGCGCCGACGACCGGCGCGGCATCTACACCGAGCTCACCCCCGCAGGTCGGGCGCTCGTCGAGGCCGCGCGACCGGCCTACGAGGACGCCCTCGAGGCCGAGCTCGCCGCGGCGGGCGAGCTCGACGAGCTCGCACCGCTCGTCGACGCGATCCAGCGCGGCTGA